Proteins encoded by one window of Methanomassiliicoccus luminyensis B10:
- a CDS encoding PadR family transcriptional regulator, producing MMFGRGYSYNGNRISPMQMVILLLLRKRPMYGYEVLKELRDQFDPVWVPKTGSIYPAIKRLEEHGLVSSERLDGTDHYFISEAGRKWVEDEVTRSPRDIRMVIRYLAILDDAAAEIAPEESGSRMAGRFHEMFEEDDPDKARHVKRLKDARDRMAKHIENIDRELEELGSEGPQEGSP from the coding sequence ATGATGTTCGGACGAGGCTACAGCTATAACGGCAATCGCATCAGCCCCATGCAGATGGTCATTCTGCTCCTTCTCAGGAAGCGGCCGATGTACGGCTACGAGGTCCTCAAGGAGCTCCGGGACCAGTTCGACCCGGTGTGGGTGCCCAAGACCGGGTCGATATATCCGGCCATCAAGCGCCTGGAGGAGCACGGGCTGGTAAGCTCGGAGAGGCTCGACGGGACCGACCACTACTTCATTTCCGAGGCGGGGAGGAAGTGGGTCGAGGACGAGGTGACGCGCTCTCCCCGGGACATCCGCATGGTAATCCGCTACCTGGCCATCCTCGATGACGCGGCGGCGGAGATCGCGCCGGAAGAGAGCGGGTCCCGCATGGCCGGCCGGTTCCACGAGATGTTCGAGGAGGACGACCCCGATAAGGCCCGCCACGTGAAGAGGCTGAAGGACGCCAGGGATCGAATGGCCAAGCATATCGAGAACATCGACCGGGAGCTGGAGGAGCTGGGATCGGAAGGACCGCAGGAAGGGTCGCCATGA